TGATCGGCAATAGGCTGATAGAGTGTGAACATCCGTTCTATTTCTTGACGGAAATCAACCACGGCGGGATGAACACTCAGTTGGCCGGCCTCAATTTTGGCAGAGTCAATAATGTCATCTAATAGCAGCATCAATGATTGTGCAGTCTTAGATACGGTGATCAAGGTATCTTTTTCGACCGGTTTCTCACTGCGAATTTCTAACTCCAGTAAGCCCATAATGGCATACATTGGCGTGCGCAGTTCATGACTGATGGTGGCTAGGAACGTACTCTTGGTACGATTAGCACTGTCGGCTTCGACACGTGCGGCTTCCAACTCACGTTCTACCGTTTTACGCTGACTAATGTCTAACCAACCCCCCAGCAAACTGCGTTCAGCGTTATCCAGTGGAATAATCCATAGGAAGATATCCCGTAGCTCTTCGTTAATTTCCAAGGATAAATCGACCATTTGTGGTTTTCTATCCAACAAAACAGTCTGGCAGTATTTGTCTATCTCGCGATCGAGTTGGTTCGTCATCGGCCAGTGGGCTTGCTCATTGTTCTGATTGAGCATGTCATTGAGCTTATCTTGATGCGCAGCCGCAAAGTGGCTGTTATGTACGGCGAGTTCCCCTTGTGCCGTACGAATAAATACAGCGAAGGGCAAGGCATTAATAATAGATTCTTGTTGCAGTAAACGGGTGTGTAACAGCTTAGCTTGACGACGCTTATTGAACACCAAATAGCAAAGATATAACCCAAAGATAAGTAACAGCCCTGAGCTAATTTTCAGTGCTAGCATCAGTAATTCATTATCTAAGTTATCGTTATCAAAACTCACCGGGTTAGGTTTGAATGTGCTCCATTCGCTAAGCAGATTGTCGAGTTCTTCCGGCGGAATAGACTCAATAACTTTATCAACGATGGCTTTTAATTCGGGTAATTTGGGATTGATACCAAATGCCATCATCAGTGGTTCTTCACCTGCCACTGCAACGGTTTTGATTTTAGGGTTAAAATTTTGTGCTGATAAATAGTTAGCTGTCATCATATTTTTGACGATAGCATCTACTTTTCCCTGCTGTAACCAACGCACCAAGGTCATGGTATCAGGGGCTTCGACAAAGGTAATTTTCTGGGCCAAAAGCGGGTTACCCACAATACTGTTGGAGGCACTCCCTGATTGCATGCCCACCCGTTTCCCAGCCAGATCTGCCACATTGTTGATGTCAATGCGGTCTTCACGAGTCAGAATGCCCCATAGCGATTGGGCGACAGGTGATGAATAAAGATTATTGCCATATTGGCCGTTACGTACGGCGACAATCGGCAGCATATCGATTTTACCGGCGATAAAATCACGAACACCTTCAGCCGAATCTTTGGTGTAAATTGGCTCAAATTTAAGGCCGGTTCGACGTGAAATAATATCGATTAAATCAACGGAAAAACCCGCCATTAAGCCGGTTTGACGGTCACGGAAAATCAGTGGTGCGAGATCCAGTGGGGCAACGTAAGTGACGACGGGATGACTCTGAATCCAGCTCACCTCTTGCTCAGTCAACAGCAACTTAGCATCAATATTGTAATGGGGTTTGCTACCAAACCAACGCTGTTGAATATCACCGGTCGCACGAGTCGGTAACAGTTCGATGATCTGATTAATATATTCAATCAGTTTTTTATTACTTTCCCGCGCGAGAAAAGTATAGGGGGCAGGGTGGTAAGGGGCAAAGTTGCGAATCTGCAACGTTAGCAACTGCAATTGGTCAATCAAATAGTTGGCAGATGTGGCATTCGAGACGAATACATCGGCATTACCGTATGCGACAGCGAGCAGCCCTTGTAATTGGTTAGGGTAGGCGACAATTTTGTCAGCATGGTAATTAAATAAAAATTCAGGCGAAAGGGGTTCATTATTAACGATAGCCACCGTTTCTGGATGAGTACGCTTGGTTGGATCCCAATTTTTACTGCGCACTTCAACATGCCGGTTAGTAAAGAAAGCATGGGAAGCGATCAGCCCAGGCTGAGCAGGCATAGGGGTCCCAGCCATTAAATCAATCTGACCATTCTCGAGCGCATTCAAAACTAACCCGTAATCACAATAGCCAATCATCTCGAACGATAATTGGCTCGCATCGCTCATGATTTTCAGATAGTCGGCAACAATCCCTTCAATAGAATTATCATCGCGGTTAACGACAAAGGGTGTGTTGGCATCAACGACAACACCCACTCTCACTGTGCGCCGACTTGACTGGCGCGGGTCGGTAGAAGGGGCCAGCAATAAGTCTTCGCTATAGCTATTGGCGATGCTGTGTATCATTAGGGGTTGGCCTGTGTCACATCCTTGTCGGCCCGCCGTCACAGAAGCATAAAGCTGCCCGCTAAGGAACAGCAGACAGCACAATAAAATACGTAAGGAAAACCAACTACGCAGAAATAACTTGATGCGCCGCAGGCCAAACCAAGCTGAACTACACCAAATTATGGGTATGTGCATAATCAGCTAGCTCAATGACAGAACTTAGCCCTAACTTGGTCAGGATTCGTGTCTTATAGGTGCTGACAGTTTTGTTACTGATAAACATTTCGTCGGCAATTTGTTTATTAGAGAGGCCATTCACCAGATAACGCAAAACATTAATTTCGCGTTCTGACAACAAACGAGCCCGATTGACAGGATCATGGCTAGAAGGCTGGCCTGCTAATTGGGTTAATGCTTCAGATGGAAAGAATGAATACCCACGTAATACGTTCTGTGCCGCAAAAAGAATTTCGCTAATATCTTTATTTTTACTGATAAATCCGTTGGCACCCGCCTGTAATGCACGTACGGCAAAAACTTGCTCATTTTTGGCTGACAAAAATAAGGACTTACCCGTAAAACCACGTTGTTGCAGTTTTTTTAGTAATGAAAAACCATCGAAATTAGGTAATTCAATATCAATGATAACTAAATCAACGGGGTTGTTTTTTAATAGTTCGAGCGCTTCACTACCATCGACTGATTCATAAATTGTTGAAAATTCATTGCTTTGTGATAGCAGTGCGCGAATGGCCACTCGAATAGCTGGGTGATCATCAACTATCATCACTGATTTTGTCATGTTCTCTCCGTACACCGTTATATCTTGGGATTAGCAGGGGTATTTCACTACTTTTCACTTGCATCGAATGACTCCAAATGATTACCCAAGATGAGATAAACATGAACCACTATTGTCGATGCCCAAAGTACTATTTCGGTGATTTTAATCTGTAATTATAGATTATCAAGAAAAGATTCTTGCTCATGTATAGGTTACTGGCCCTAATCAGCCCAATAGCGTATGGCTATGTAGTAAATTGATTATAAACGAATTGGGATTTTTTTTAATGTAATAATAATGGGCCACTCAGTAAATTAGACAGTGAACAGTTAATTTATAATTCTAAATGTAAATATAAACGATTTTTTAAGTCGAGGTGTAGGAAATCTCTATGGCTCAATCTGGTTCATATTCGGGCATAAATATCATGGATATAGGTATCGATTTGGCCGCGGCGTTGTAGATGCAACACACTGGAATTTATAATAATAAAGCTGCGGCCTAAATAGTGGTATTTCGGTCACTATCACTCTCGTGGACCATTTCAAATGGTTGACGTCTACTTTTCGCTGCCTTCCATGCCATCGACAAAGCAAAAATCCCGCTTAAGTTTCCTTAAGCGGGATTCTTTAAACTTGGCTCCTCTGACTGGACTCGAACCAGTGACATACGGATTAACAGTCCGCCGTTCTACCGACTGAACTACAGAGGAATCGTGTGAACGGGGCGAATAATAGCGAGGTATCTGGGACATGTCAAAGGGGAAACAGAAAAATCGGATCGTTTGCTTAGAGTTTGTGCAACTTATTGAGATTTTTAGTTTTTAGCACAGTATTTGCTCAGTAAATGCTAGTTTGATATCCGATAAAAAGGCGGGCAGCCCTGTTTTAAGCTGCCCGCATAAGTGTTTACTCGGGGGTATCAGCCAATACAAACATGCCATAAGGGTGGATTTGCAGGTAATAACTATCACCCGGTGCCGGTTGCAGCTGGGTGGCATTTACTTGCAGTAGTAAGGATTGCCCCTGCCAATCAACCAAAACTTCATATTGTGGCCCCATATAGGCCACTTTATTAATCATGCATCGCTGGCTAGGTTCACCTTGCTGGCTCAATGTGATGGCTTCAGGCCGCACACCGACGGTTGATTGTTGATAGCCTTCGGCGAAACCTTGTGGGCGAGGAATGTGATAACCGAATATCTCAACGCTATCACTGTTGATGCGCGCAGGGAATACGTTGGCGTCCCCCATAAAACTGGCCATAAAGTGAGAGGCGGGTTGGCGATATAAGGTTTGTGGCGCGCCTATTTGCATGATTTTGCCTTTATTCATCACCAGAACGGTATCTGAGACAGCAAAAGCTTCGCTTTGGTCGTGGGTTACATACAGCGACGTGATATTAAACCGTTGCTGCAATTCACGGATCTTATCGCGCATGCTGCGCCGCAAATTAGCATCCAAGTTACTCAGTGGCTCATCAAATAACAGCACTTTGGGTTTGAGAATCAAGGCTCTTGCCAAGGCTACGCGCTGTTGCTGCCCGCCAGAAATTTGATCGACAAAACGGTCTGCAAAGCCGTCTAAATCCACCAAGGCTAAGGCCTCTTGCACGCGCTCGCGGATCTCATCCTTGGGGCGACCAAGCATTTTCAGGCCATAACCAATATTTTCCCCCAGCGACATATGCGGGAATAGGGCATAGGACTGAAAGACCATGCAGATATCCCGCTGCTGGATAGATCGGTCAGTCACATCTTCACCGTCGATAAAAATTTGGCCGCCAGTGGGTTTTTCTAGCCCCGCCACCAACCGCAGAACCGTGGTTTTACCGCAACCTGATGGGCCGAGTAGGGTCACCATCTCCCCTTGAGGGATCGCCAGATTTAATTCGTCAATCACGGTGTTGGTGCCAAAACGTTTAGTGACGTGCTTCAGTTCGACAAAATGCTTTTTATCACCAGCAGTATTTTTGTTAGACGTGTGAGTTTCTTTAATAGACATCGAATTTATAGACATAGAAGTTAGCCTTATCAGTCCGTCATTATTCAGCATTGCTGGCTTTCGAGCGGGCAACACGCGCTTCGCCAACCAGATAATCGAACAGGAAAATGATGGCGAGCATCACCACAATCAGGATGGAACCATAGGCAATCGCAATACCGTATTCCCCATCTTCCACGCGGTTAAGAATGTAAGAGGTGGCGACACGAGTATCCGGCGTCACCAAGAAAACGATGGCGCTAACGGTGGTCATGGCGCGCACAAAGCTGTAGATCAGTGCAGACAAAATCGCTGGTCGCAGCAACGGCAGTAAAATATAGATAACGGTACGTAGTGAACCGGCCCGTAAGCTTAACGAGGCTTCATCCAGCGATTTATCCAATTGACCCAATCCGGCAATCCCCGCACGTATCCCCACCGGAACGTTACGCATGACCATCGAAATAATCACGATAGCGGCTGTTCCCGTGAGGTAAACCGGCGCACTGTTAAAGGCCAGAATATAGGAGACGCCCGCGACAGTGCCAGGAACAGCGAAACACAGCATCGTGCTGAATTCGATGGTTTTTTTACCACGGAACTGTTGGCGTACCACGATATAGGCGATCAGCAAGCCAAAAGCGGCTGTGATAGGTGCGGCAATGCCCGCATACAGCAGCGTGTCGAGGAGTGAAGGCCATGCACCATCACTGAAACCTTGCCCGAAGAGCTGATTAAAGTTATTGAGCGTCAAAGTGTAATCAACGCCCCAATTGACGGTGAAACTGCCGTAGAAAATGCTGCCGTACAGCAACACATTAAAGGCTATCCATACATACAACATGGCGGTGGTGCCCCATACCAATGACACTGGTAATGGCTGAACATCGCCACGAGAGGATTTGCCGGAGATAGTGACGTAGGAGCGTTTCCCAATCCACATATATTGGATGCAGAAGATAAACAGCGAGAACATCAGCAGAATGACGCCCAATGTCGAGGCGGCAGGATAATCCAGTTGTGCGCCCGTAATATAGAAGTAGATTTGTGTGGCGAGCACATCAAAGTTCCCACCGAGCACCAGCGGGTTACTAAAATCAGCCAGCGATTGCACAATCACAATCAAAAATGAGTTAGCCAGCGCGGGTTTCAACAGGGGCAGGAATACCTGCATAAAGGTCTGCCAACGACTGGCGCGCAGGGTATAGGATGCTTCTTCCAATGACGGATGAATGGTCTTAATTGCGCCATCGAGGATCATAAATGACATGGGGGTAAAGGCCAAAACTTGCGCCAGCCAAATACCGGTAAATCCGTACAGCCAGTTGGTATTGGTTAGCCCAAACCAAGTGACCATCAACTCAGTCACATAGCCTGAACGGCCCATCATCAAGGTGACGCCTAAACCGACCACAAAAGGTGGCGTCACAATGGGTAAAATCGAGAAAATACGCCCTAGCAACGCTGAGCGTTTGGCGATGCGCGTTGTGTATATCGCCAGCACCATGC
The window above is part of the Yersinia massiliensis genome. Proteins encoded here:
- a CDS encoding response regulator transcription factor; the protein is MTKSVMIVDDHPAIRVAIRALLSQSNEFSTIYESVDGSEALELLKNNPVDLVIIDIELPNFDGFSLLKKLQQRGFTGKSLFLSAKNEQVFAVRALQAGANGFISKNKDISEILFAAQNVLRGYSFFPSEALTQLAGQPSSHDPVNRARLLSEREINVLRYLVNGLSNKQIADEMFISNKTVSTYKTRILTKLGLSSVIELADYAHTHNLV
- a CDS encoding ABC transporter permease, producing MTHTLRLPQTRDAIFYWLAFAVAAFALLPAFSLDYGLLEASRSELLAAYGWSSLNISTLWFALPLVLLFRPLTPAGREHPHRHFFDAGYALFCAAFVVVSSAWLGRGLGFATIGLFIALGAIITLALARLEWLGGDRFVLGSLVTIIALITVFILFPSIAIFIPIFTDESGAFAPWQFMAILGQAHILQVIWNSFLLSVAVGIGCTFFGMVLAIYTTRIAKRSALLGRIFSILPIVTPPFVVGLGVTLMMGRSGYVTELMVTWFGLTNTNWLYGFTGIWLAQVLAFTPMSFMILDGAIKTIHPSLEEASYTLRASRWQTFMQVFLPLLKPALANSFLIVIVQSLADFSNPLVLGGNFDVLATQIYFYITGAQLDYPAASTLGVILLMFSLFIFCIQYMWIGKRSYVTISGKSSRGDVQPLPVSLVWGTTAMLYVWIAFNVLLYGSIFYGSFTVNWGVDYTLTLNNFNQLFGQGFSDGAWPSLLDTLLYAGIAAPITAAFGLLIAYIVVRQQFRGKKTIEFSTMLCFAVPGTVAGVSYILAFNSAPVYLTGTAAIVIISMVMRNVPVGIRAGIAGLGQLDKSLDEASLSLRAGSLRTVIYILLPLLRPAILSALIYSFVRAMTTVSAIVFLVTPDTRVATSYILNRVEDGEYGIAIAYGSILIVVMLAIIFLFDYLVGEARVARSKASNAE
- the fbpC gene encoding ferric ABC transporter ATP-binding protein; translation: MSIKETHTSNKNTAGDKKHFVELKHVTKRFGTNTVIDELNLAIPQGEMVTLLGPSGCGKTTVLRLVAGLEKPTGGQIFIDGEDVTDRSIQQRDICMVFQSYALFPHMSLGENIGYGLKMLGRPKDEIRERVQEALALVDLDGFADRFVDQISGGQQQRVALARALILKPKVLLFDEPLSNLDANLRRSMRDKIRELQQRFNITSLYVTHDQSEAFAVSDTVLVMNKGKIMQIGAPQTLYRQPASHFMASFMGDANVFPARINSDSVEIFGYHIPRPQGFAEGYQQSTVGVRPEAITLSQQGEPSQRCMINKVAYMGPQYEVLVDWQGQSLLLQVNATQLQPAPGDSYYLQIHPYGMFVLADTPE
- a CDS encoding response regulator encodes the protein MFLSGQLYASVTAGRQGCDTGQPLMIHSIANSYSEDLLLAPSTDPRQSSRRTVRVGVVVDANTPFVVNRDDNSIEGIVADYLKIMSDASQLSFEMIGYCDYGLVLNALENGQIDLMAGTPMPAQPGLIASHAFFTNRHVEVRSKNWDPTKRTHPETVAIVNNEPLSPEFLFNYHADKIVAYPNQLQGLLAVAYGNADVFVSNATSANYLIDQLQLLTLQIRNFAPYHPAPYTFLARESNKKLIEYINQIIELLPTRATGDIQQRWFGSKPHYNIDAKLLLTEQEVSWIQSHPVVTYVAPLDLAPLIFRDRQTGLMAGFSVDLIDIISRRTGLKFEPIYTKDSAEGVRDFIAGKIDMLPIVAVRNGQYGNNLYSSPVAQSLWGILTREDRIDINNVADLAGKRVGMQSGSASNSIVGNPLLAQKITFVEAPDTMTLVRWLQQGKVDAIVKNMMTANYLSAQNFNPKIKTVAVAGEEPLMMAFGINPKLPELKAIVDKVIESIPPEELDNLLSEWSTFKPNPVSFDNDNLDNELLMLALKISSGLLLIFGLYLCYLVFNKRRQAKLLHTRLLQQESIINALPFAVFIRTAQGELAVHNSHFAAAHQDKLNDMLNQNNEQAHWPMTNQLDREIDKYCQTVLLDRKPQMVDLSLEINEELRDIFLWIIPLDNAERSLLGGWLDISQRKTVERELEAARVEADSANRTKSTFLATISHELRTPMYAIMGLLELEIRSEKPVEKDTLITVSKTAQSLMLLLDDIIDSAKIEAGQLSVHPAVVDFRQEIERMFTLYQPIADQRGLRFSAWVDDQIPPLLMVDMLRVRQVMGNLLGNALKFTEQGGVSVDVTWEPTDSKQGVMNIDITDTGIGISLAAQANLFQPFSQANEGKSPRFGGSGLGLWICHQLIHKMGGQIILESQLGKGTSLFITLPLEIATEDDLPQDTNILHADEKQLSQLKNLRVLVVDDLPANRQLLQQQLAFIGIEQIMSAENGAEAWQILQHYSFDMVITDYNMPLMNGYELASHIRNSPTIKDMVIIGCTADAREESAGRCADSGMNDCMTKPITIDTLRTVLLRQEIISGSDEGGSNESPRPIANAQAVQLKNSATPRLPQSPLVAAREKLNSLSGGNVEVGLQLVQSLLESHLQDTEALTQHYNKLMATDSSSTPADIYEEMARLVHRIKGSVQLIDAQTLVESCIELEPLLLAHDKAKVITHKVNYLRLLSEANLLLTQLVSYYSKIGSGNTVK